In the Flavobacterium acetivorans genome, one interval contains:
- a CDS encoding ISAon1 family transposase yields the protein MGGFFGVNGKKLQRQYKKHLSSFNAWAPREHAHQWIVYPENMGTHLSIDEVALSQGELYTIVTNKKFKGKKGSLVAIVAETKADKVIEHIRKIDYKKRSCVKEITLDMANSMKLISKRCFPKATQVTDRFHVQKLALEALQEIRIKHRWEAMDFENQLILQTKRENQTYIPELLANGDSVKQLLARSRYALYKSREKWTENQNERAQLLFGLYPDIKTAYYLSQQLRGIYNSNNDKHIAMTKLAHWYRNVEESGFKNFNILLNTITFNYRSILNYFDNRRTNASAESFNAKIKAFRSQFRGVRKIDFFLFRLSNLFA from the coding sequence ATTGGTGGTTTCTTCGGAGTCAACGGAAAGAAACTCCAACGACAATATAAAAAACACCTGAGTTCCTTTAATGCTTGGGCTCCACGAGAACATGCACATCAATGGATTGTTTACCCTGAAAATATGGGCACCCATTTATCAATTGACGAAGTAGCTTTGTCTCAGGGTGAACTTTACACTATTGTAACCAACAAGAAGTTCAAAGGTAAAAAAGGTTCCTTAGTTGCCATTGTTGCTGAAACAAAGGCAGATAAAGTCATAGAACATATCAGAAAGATTGATTACAAGAAGAGAAGCTGTGTCAAAGAAATAACACTTGACATGGCTAATTCTATGAAATTGATCTCTAAAAGATGTTTCCCTAAAGCCACACAGGTAACAGATAGATTTCATGTCCAAAAACTGGCACTGGAAGCCTTACAAGAGATTAGGATTAAACATCGATGGGAGGCTATGGATTTTGAGAATCAATTGATATTGCAAACCAAAAGAGAGAATCAAACCTATATTCCGGAGCTCTTAGCTAACGGTGACTCTGTAAAACAGCTATTAGCCAGGAGTCGATATGCACTTTATAAATCTCGCGAAAAATGGACTGAGAATCAAAATGAAAGAGCTCAATTATTATTTGGACTATATCCAGATATAAAAACAGCCTATTATCTAAGCCAACAACTTCGAGGTATCTACAATAGCAACAATGACAAGCACATTGCGATGACTAAACTAGCACATTGGTATAGGAATGTAGAGGAATCTGGTTTTAAAAACTTCAATATTCTACTCAATACTATAACTTTCAATTACCGGTCAATCTTAAACTACTTTGATAATAGAAGGACCAATGCTTCTGCTGAATCTTTCAATGCAAAAATAAAAGCCTTTAGAAGTCAGTTTAGAGGAGTAAGGAAAATAGATTTCTTCTTGTTCAGATTATCTAATCTTTTTGCCTAA
- a CDS encoding VOC family protein, which produces MALINPYLNYNGNAEEAFNFYKSVFGGEFAKVMRFKDLVNEEFPIAENEGNKIMHIALPIGKNVLMANDVPESMGRVNENENRSKISVSAESKEEADRLFSGLSAGGQIEMPIMDSPWGSYFGMFRDKFGIEWMVDFDPNYKGEI; this is translated from the coding sequence ATGGCACTTATTAATCCTTATTTAAACTACAACGGAAATGCAGAAGAAGCATTCAATTTTTACAAATCTGTATTTGGCGGAGAGTTTGCAAAAGTTATGCGTTTCAAAGATTTGGTAAATGAAGAGTTTCCAATCGCAGAAAATGAAGGCAATAAAATAATGCATATTGCTTTACCTATTGGTAAAAATGTTTTAATGGCTAATGACGTTCCTGAAAGTATGGGAAGAGTGAATGAAAATGAAAACAGAAGTAAAATTTCAGTTAGTGCAGAAAGCAAAGAAGAAGCCGACAGATTATTTAGCGGACTTTCAGCAGGTGGACAAATTGAAATGCCAATAATGGATAGCCCTTGGGGTTCTTACTTTGGAATGTTTAGAGATAAATTCGGAATTGAATGGATGGTGGATTTTGACCCTAATTATAAAGGAGAAATTTAA
- a CDS encoding phage integrase SAM-like domain-containing protein, which translates to MKDQSDEVRSINSYLDMMRSKVWSTEMNLMHQEEEISIENFQTILLEKNRVDRMLFPIFQDHNNKMKKLTGKKYAAGTLQRFEVTLNHIQNFLIWKYKISDIKIDKIDHAMINELEFYLRSVRNCSNNTKEKYIWNFRKIIKICLNNDWLDKNPFSRYEGKVYEIDKEFLTEEEIQKIYARAPGTSARHIYILLFYGLGEKTGQIDQ; encoded by the coding sequence GTGAAAGACCAGTCAGATGAAGTCCGTTCCATTAATAGCTATCTCGATATGATGAGATCGAAAGTATGGAGCACAGAAATGAACTTAATGCATCAGGAAGAAGAAATATCCATCGAAAATTTCCAGACTATTCTACTCGAAAAGAATAGAGTTGACAGGATGCTCTTTCCAATATTTCAGGACCACAACAACAAAATGAAAAAATTGACAGGAAAAAAGTATGCTGCCGGCACACTACAGCGCTTTGAGGTCACCTTAAACCATATTCAGAATTTCTTAATTTGGAAATATAAAATCTCAGATATCAAGATTGATAAGATTGACCATGCCATGATAAATGAATTGGAATTTTATCTTCGAAGTGTCAGGAATTGTAGCAACAATACAAAAGAAAAATACATTTGGAACTTTAGAAAAATAATTAAAATCTGCTTGAATAATGACTGGCTTGATAAAAACCCTTTCAGCCGCTATGAAGGAAAAGTTTACGAAATTGACAAAGAGTTTTTGACAGAAGAAGAAATTCAAAAAATTTATGCCAGAGCGCCTGGAACTAGTGCGAGACATATTTATATTTTGCTGTTTTACGGTCTTGGTGAAAAAACCGGTCAAATTGACCAATAA
- a CDS encoding carboxypeptidase-like regulatory domain-containing protein has product MLRVLLFLLCTVLSFSQTHTITGVVSDDSNKPLESANVIAKPLQEKASLKFAIADNKGRYRLELDKEVKYEITVSYIGFVEEILFLSPVQPLQPMILNSNLLVRNSKKL; this is encoded by the coding sequence TTGTTACGGGTTCTTCTATTTCTTCTTTGTACGGTATTGTCTTTTTCCCAAACCCACACGATAACCGGTGTGGTTTCTGACGATAGCAATAAACCGCTGGAATCAGCCAATGTCATTGCCAAACCTTTGCAGGAAAAAGCAAGCCTCAAATTTGCTATTGCTGATAATAAAGGGCGCTACCGATTAGAACTTGATAAAGAGGTGAAATATGAAATCACGGTTTCTTATATTGGTTTTGTGGAGGAAATACTTTTTTTGAGCCCAGTTCAGCCCTTGCAACCTATGATTTTAAACTCAAACCTACTGGTGAGGAACTCAAAGAAATTGTAA
- a CDS encoding zf-TFIIB domain-containing protein, with product MSDRQGIEIDYCPQCRGIWLDRGELDKIIERSGNEPQSNAQYHRQTFENQPQQGYYKEHKKKHWLNELFD from the coding sequence ATGTCTGATAGACAAGGAATTGAGATTGATTATTGTCCACAATGTCGTGGGATATGGCTAGATCGAGGTGAGCTAGATAAAATAATTGAAAGGTCAGGAAATGAGCCACAAAGCAACGCTCAGTACCATAGACAAACTTTTGAGAATCAGCCACAGCAAGGTTACTATAAGGAACACAAGAAAAAGCATTGGTTGAACGAATTGTTTGATTAA
- a CDS encoding DUF488 domain-containing protein — translation MEAINIKRVYDCKKNDGTYRILIDRLWPRGIKKMDLQFDEWNKEIAPSPELRKWFDHKEEHFEEFSKLYIQELNIKKVEVQRLRSIAQKKTLTLLYGAKSPKINHAIVLKNYLLKVK, via the coding sequence ATGGAAGCAATAAATATTAAGAGAGTTTACGATTGCAAGAAAAATGATGGAACGTATCGTATTTTGATAGATCGATTATGGCCTCGTGGAATAAAGAAAATGGACTTACAATTTGACGAATGGAATAAAGAAATCGCTCCTTCACCTGAATTAAGAAAATGGTTTGATCATAAAGAAGAACATTTCGAAGAATTTTCTAAGTTATATATTCAGGAATTAAATATTAAAAAAGTAGAAGTACAGCGATTGAGAAGTATAGCACAAAAAAAAACTTTGACTTTATTATACGGTGCAAAGAGTCCTAAAATCAATCACGCAATAGTTTTGAAGAATTACTTATTAAAAGTAAAATAA
- a CDS encoding ISAon1 family transposase N-terminal region protein, with translation MLPDFLVDHFEVVSSTNTEEIVHLYFEENAKPPKEFDTLELVSKGFQDEITIQDFPLRGKYVYLHIKRRRWTNKTTGEILKRDWNLVAKGTRMTQEFAAFLKEINR, from the coding sequence ATGTTACCTGACTTTTTAGTAGATCACTTTGAAGTGGTTTCTTCTACTAACACAGAAGAAATAGTACACCTATATTTTGAAGAGAATGCCAAGCCTCCAAAAGAATTTGATACACTGGAACTAGTATCAAAGGGCTTTCAGGATGAGATAACCATTCAGGATTTCCCTCTCAGAGGTAAATATGTATATCTACATATAAAAAGACGTCGCTGGACAAATAAGACAACAGGCGAAATTCTTAAAAGAGATTGGAATTTAGTTGCTAAAGGAACCCGCATGACTCAAGAGTTTGCGGCTTTTTTAAAAGAAATTAATAGATAA
- a CDS encoding GLPGLI family protein — MKIYNFYILLSSLILFSSITNKHRIDNQTTYVMYKLGSYYVSSNDFEKKTGNDSVLNKRKKVLEKIEQNQSMLEFELLFDKNSSIFKLVDKIVAEKNMDYKIASIVNGGNLTHYKNIIAKEKMYQVEFQGQKFNVELPFEQYKWEITNTVKYIAGFKCFKATTTLEKNDNGRNIRKILHPVVWFTSEIPTSFGPNGLDGLPGLVLEGSLDGRTFFYASKIIQNYKEKHKIEKPSNGIDISEEKYLDMGAKIYYETRELLNKNK, encoded by the coding sequence ATGAAAATTTATAACTTTTACATACTATTATCTTCATTAATTCTGTTTAGTTCTATTACAAATAAACATAGGATAGACAACCAAACTACTTACGTTATGTATAAGCTGGGGTCCTATTATGTCTCTTCAAATGATTTTGAAAAAAAAACAGGAAATGATAGTGTTCTAAACAAGCGAAAAAAAGTTTTAGAGAAAATTGAACAGAATCAATCTATGTTAGAATTTGAACTACTATTTGATAAAAACAGTAGTATATTTAAATTAGTGGATAAAATAGTAGCAGAGAAGAATATGGACTATAAAATTGCTTCAATAGTGAATGGAGGAAATTTGACACATTATAAAAATATTATAGCTAAAGAAAAAATGTATCAAGTAGAATTTCAAGGACAAAAATTTAATGTTGAGCTTCCTTTTGAACAATATAAATGGGAAATTACAAATACAGTTAAATATATTGCCGGATTTAAATGTTTTAAAGCAACTACAACACTGGAAAAAAATGATAATGGAAGAAATATTCGGAAGATTCTTCATCCTGTAGTATGGTTTACAAGTGAGATACCAACTTCTTTTGGTCCAAATGGATTAGATGGTCTTCCAGGATTAGTCCTTGAAGGATCATTAGATGGACGCACATTTTTTTATGCATCTAAAATAATTCAGAATTATAAAGAAAAACATAAAATTGAGAAGCCTTCAAATGGGATTGATATTTCAGAAGAAAAATACTTAGATATGGGTGCTAAGATATATTATGAAACTAGAGAGCTCCTAAATAAAAACAAATAA
- a CDS encoding TerC family protein, with protein sequence MIIDSFIWICFLGFVLTMLALDLGVFHRKSHEVKIKEALIWSAVWISLALIFNYGVYVFMGKEKAIEFLTAYVIEKSLSIDNLFVFIMLFTYFNVDRKYQHKILFWGILGALVMRAIFIFAGVALISKFHWIIYVFGAILIYTGFKMLFHKDEEIQADKNPLVRLFKKFLPITEETHGSKFFVKLKGQRFATPLFVVLLIVEFTDLIFAVDSIPAVLAITNDTFIIFTSNVFAILGLRALYFALDGLAKYFHYLKYGLSAILVFVGVKMTFVDFYKIPIVYSLMVISGILLVSVVLSVTFPKNKELINN encoded by the coding sequence ATGATAATAGATAGTTTTATATGGATTTGCTTTTTAGGGTTTGTCCTAACAATGTTAGCATTAGATTTAGGTGTTTTTCATCGAAAATCTCATGAAGTAAAAATTAAAGAAGCGCTTATTTGGAGCGCTGTATGGATATCCCTCGCCTTAATTTTCAATTATGGTGTTTATGTTTTCATGGGCAAAGAAAAAGCAATTGAGTTTTTAACGGCTTATGTTATTGAAAAATCATTGAGTATTGATAATTTGTTTGTCTTCATCATGCTCTTTACCTATTTTAATGTAGATAGAAAGTACCAACACAAAATATTATTTTGGGGGATTTTAGGTGCTTTAGTAATGCGTGCCATTTTTATTTTTGCTGGTGTAGCACTTATTAGTAAGTTTCATTGGATTATATATGTTTTTGGCGCAATACTTATTTATACGGGTTTTAAAATGCTTTTTCATAAAGACGAAGAGATTCAAGCGGATAAAAATCCATTGGTACGGTTATTTAAGAAATTCCTTCCTATTACAGAAGAAACACACGGAAGTAAATTCTTTGTAAAATTGAAAGGTCAAAGATTTGCAACACCACTATTTGTTGTTCTTCTTATTGTGGAATTTACCGATTTGATTTTTGCCGTAGATTCAATACCTGCAGTTCTTGCTATTACAAATGATACGTTTATCATTTTCACCTCTAATGTTTTTGCAATACTGGGTTTAAGAGCATTGTATTTTGCTTTAGACGGACTTGCAAAGTACTTCCACTATTTAAAATATGGCTTATCGGCAATATTAGTTTTTGTAGGAGTAAAAATGACATTTGTCGATTTCTATAAAATTCCAATTGTTTATTCGTTAATGGTAATATCTGGGATATTACTTGTTTCTGTTGTGCTTTCTGTTACTTTTCCAAAAAATAAAGAATTAATAAATAATTAA
- a CDS encoding IS6 family transposase has protein sequence MKMRRVQVDHATIQRWVYKFSPFIVAQIKKRKLRVGKSWRMDETYIKVKGKWCYLYRAVDKSGNTVDFLLTKRRQRMSAQSFLIKAIDNNCKPRIINIDKSGSNIGAIRVYNQRSFSKIMIRKCKYLNNIVEQDHRFIKWRILNGLGFKNFESAKSINNTILSYNL, from the coding sequence ATGAAAATGAGGAGAGTTCAGGTTGACCATGCGACAATTCAGCGTTGGGTGTACAAGTTTAGTCCTTTTATCGTGGCGCAAATAAAAAAACGAAAACTAAGAGTCGGGAAAAGTTGGAGAATGGATGAAACCTATATAAAGGTTAAGGGTAAATGGTGTTATTTGTACAGAGCAGTTGATAAATCAGGTAATACAGTTGATTTCCTATTAACCAAGAGAAGGCAAAGGATGAGTGCCCAATCTTTTTTAATTAAGGCAATTGATAATAATTGTAAACCAAGAATAATAAATATTGACAAGAGTGGATCAAACATAGGCGCTATCAGAGTTTATAATCAGCGTTCGTTTTCTAAAATAATGATCAGGAAATGCAAATACTTGAACAACATTGTCGAACAAGATCATCGTTTTATCAAGTGGAGAATTCTAAATGGATTAGGATTTAAAAATTTTGAATCAGCTAAATCCATAAACAACACTATTTTAAGTTACAACTTATAA
- a CDS encoding rhomboid family intramembrane serine protease, giving the protein MNTFLIAIIIANVLISFKGFNDLSFFRKYEFHMGSVRSGEQIRILSSGFLHADIGHLAFNMITLYFFAPVVIQLLGSFSFVIIYFGSLIFGSLLTIVFHKNDYNYRAIGASGAVTGILYSAILLQPNMMLGLFFIVPIPAYLFGILYLLYSIYGMKTKNDNIGHTAHFGGAAGGYLITLVTYPQLLIEHTFMVVLLTIPILILFVMARMGEI; this is encoded by the coding sequence ATGAATACTTTTTTGATTGCAATAATCATTGCAAACGTACTGATTAGCTTTAAAGGTTTTAATGATCTTTCTTTTTTTAGAAAATATGAATTCCACATGGGAAGCGTTCGCTCAGGGGAGCAAATACGTATTTTATCTTCGGGATTTCTTCATGCGGATATAGGTCATTTGGCTTTTAATATGATTACGCTTTATTTTTTTGCTCCGGTTGTTATTCAATTGTTGGGAAGTTTTTCCTTTGTGATTATTTATTTTGGAAGCTTGATTTTTGGAAGTTTATTAACAATTGTATTTCATAAAAATGATTATAATTATCGTGCCATAGGCGCTTCGGGCGCTGTTACGGGTATTTTATATTCGGCCATATTGTTGCAACCCAATATGATGTTGGGACTGTTTTTTATAGTTCCTATTCCTGCTTATCTCTTCGGGATTCTTTATTTGCTTTACTCTATTTATGGAATGAAAACAAAAAATGATAATATAGGACATACGGCGCATTTTGGAGGTGCTGCAGGAGGCTATCTGATTACTTTGGTGACTTACCCGCAATTACTGATAGAGCATACATTTATGGTGGTTTTATTGACTATTCCAATCCTTATTCTTTTTGTGATGGCTAGAATGGGGGAAATTTAA
- a CDS encoding SIMPL domain-containing protein has translation MKKVLLILSVLFISLSYAQEVKQIPQISVAGEGKIKVVPDQATITVTVETKGNNAKDVKKQNDQQMEAVLKMIKKMDLNPADYKTQRVSLNPQYDYEKKKTNYNATQTIEILLRDLSKYDELMDGVVSQGINRIDNVVFQSSKLAEYQSEARKLAMKEAKLKATDYVSVLGQKIGRAMTISDNSQSYYPQPVYARMKSMEMSDASAPRETLAVGEITITANVSVSFILE, from the coding sequence ATGAAAAAAGTATTATTAATTCTATCCGTGCTATTTATAAGTCTGTCTTATGCACAAGAGGTGAAACAAATTCCGCAAATAAGCGTAGCTGGTGAAGGAAAGATAAAAGTTGTTCCAGATCAAGCGACGATAACCGTGACAGTTGAAACGAAAGGCAATAATGCAAAAGATGTAAAAAAGCAAAATGATCAACAAATGGAAGCAGTCCTTAAAATGATTAAAAAGATGGATCTGAATCCGGCGGATTATAAAACCCAACGTGTTTCATTGAATCCTCAATATGATTATGAGAAAAAGAAAACCAATTACAATGCTACACAGACGATTGAAATTTTATTGAGAGATTTGTCTAAGTATGATGAATTAATGGATGGAGTAGTGAGCCAGGGAATTAATAGAATTGATAATGTGGTTTTTCAATCTTCTAAATTGGCAGAATATCAATCTGAGGCCAGAAAATTAGCCATGAAAGAAGCAAAGCTTAAAGCAACCGATTATGTGTCTGTTTTAGGGCAAAAAATAGGTCGTGCAATGACAATATCCGATAATTCTCAAAGTTACTATCCACAGCCTGTTTATGCGAGAATGAAATCTATGGAGATGAGCGATGCTAGTGCGCCAAGAGAAACTCTAGCTGTTGGAGAAATTACAATAACGGCAAATGTAAGTGTGAGTTTTATACTTGAATAA
- a CDS encoding carboxypeptidase regulatory-like domain-containing protein: MFRYLVLLFFSTLSFSQTHTITGVVSDDINKPLESANVIAKPLQEKANLKFAIADNKGRYRLELDKEMKYEITVSYIGFVEEMLLLEPNSALVTYDFKLKPTGEQLKEIVIKHEFKPIVVKKDTLIFDVKSFANGNERKMKEILEKLPGVEVDKNGGVTVQGKKVTKMLVEGKSFFGGGSKLAVENIPADALDKIEVIDNFNEVGFMKQVSDSDDLAMNVKLKADKKKFVFGDVEAGAEAGNEDNGFYLAHAALFYYSPKSNVSFIGDLNNIGKRTFTFDDLMRFGGGMSTFLSGRKSLTNLYSFANDNTDLVQNKSQFGAFNFSHDASSKLSVSGFSIFSKVLTASQTENTNEYLQNSSIAFENKIQNGDNRSVLGIGNVKLDYSPSTKEKWYYNGQYQSSTNDISSTINSITNLNSSIFETINKADNTAIKQYIEWHKNYNLNHTTTFVVNQAYEKNTPQTQWFTDQPFLAGLIPLQDDYSYTIGQIKKVKNNSVDALFKHYWILDNFNHLYTNMGNNYGASRFETSEKQILTNGTVNDFASAGFGNNVKYQLNDAYIGLEYKFRIGKWTNKPGLYLHWYHLITEQKSGEQALSKTLFQPQWNSDYEFNKSETLNFTYKLENGFPQVSQLAGQFTLQNYNLVYRGNALLQNERYHSANLRYSKMNMYRGITWNAMASFTKKVKTIRNEIQLDGINQFNTPILSDNPETNYNVSGSVTKKIYRFSLRINSSMGWFNYFQTLNNTTTSNGRNNQKIGVLLKTAHKKWPGFSIGYTKGFSQFSGLTKSNFQTDALTADADVTFLKFWTYKLEYENLKNTNNNNQSNFYDIANTSLRYQKKNSPFGFELSVNNLFDNKVKNDYSFSDYLISERTTFVLPRVFLFSISYKL; the protein is encoded by the coding sequence ATGTTTAGATATTTAGTATTATTATTTTTCTCAACACTTTCTTTCTCCCAAACCCACACAATAACTGGTGTGGTTTCTGACGATATCAATAAACCGCTGGAATCAGCTAATGTCATTGCCAAACCTTTGCAGGAAAAAGCAAATCTTAAATTTGCTATTGCTGATAATAAAGGACGTTATCGTTTAGAACTCGATAAAGAAATGAAATATGAAATCACGGTTTCTTACATTGGTTTTGTGGAGGAAATGCTTTTGTTGGAGCCTAACTCGGCCCTTGTAACCTATGATTTCAAACTTAAACCCACAGGAGAACAACTCAAAGAAATTGTCATCAAACACGAGTTCAAGCCTATTGTTGTCAAGAAAGACACCCTGATATTTGATGTAAAAAGTTTTGCCAACGGCAACGAACGCAAAATGAAAGAAATCCTCGAAAAACTCCCCGGAGTCGAGGTCGATAAAAACGGAGGAGTAACTGTGCAAGGAAAAAAAGTAACCAAAATGTTGGTGGAAGGAAAATCATTCTTTGGTGGTGGGTCTAAACTTGCCGTGGAAAACATTCCCGCCGATGCGCTGGACAAAATTGAAGTCATTGACAACTTCAACGAAGTGGGTTTTATGAAACAGGTTTCGGACAGTGATGATTTGGCGATGAATGTAAAACTAAAAGCAGACAAGAAAAAGTTTGTTTTTGGTGATGTAGAAGCGGGTGCCGAAGCAGGGAACGAAGACAATGGTTTTTATCTGGCTCATGCGGCTTTGTTTTATTACAGTCCAAAATCTAACGTGAGTTTTATTGGTGATCTGAACAACATTGGAAAAAGAACCTTCACATTTGACGATTTAATGCGTTTTGGCGGTGGAATGAGTACTTTTCTTTCGGGCAGGAAATCGCTGACTAATTTGTATTCGTTTGCCAATGACAATACGGATTTAGTCCAGAACAAATCGCAATTTGGCGCTTTCAATTTTAGTCATGACGCTTCTTCAAAACTTTCTGTTTCCGGTTTTTCTATTTTTTCGAAAGTACTGACCGCTTCGCAAACGGAAAACACAAATGAATACCTACAAAACAGTTCCATTGCCTTCGAGAATAAAATACAAAATGGCGACAACCGCTCGGTGTTGGGAATAGGGAATGTAAAACTGGATTATTCGCCCAGCACTAAAGAAAAATGGTATTATAACGGACAATATCAGTCTAGTACCAATGATATTTCAAGTACAATTAATTCGATTACCAATCTTAATTCCAGTATTTTCGAAACCATTAACAAAGCAGATAATACAGCGATAAAGCAATATATAGAGTGGCACAAAAATTATAATTTGAATCACACGACCACATTTGTGGTCAATCAGGCCTATGAAAAGAACACGCCACAAACACAGTGGTTTACGGACCAGCCTTTTTTGGCAGGATTGATTCCGTTGCAGGATGATTATTCCTACACCATTGGACAAATAAAGAAAGTAAAAAACAATAGCGTGGATGCGTTGTTCAAGCATTATTGGATTCTGGATAACTTCAATCATTTGTATACGAATATGGGAAATAATTATGGCGCTTCCCGTTTTGAAACTTCGGAGAAACAAATACTGACCAATGGAACAGTCAATGATTTTGCTTCTGCGGGTTTTGGAAATAATGTCAAATACCAATTGAACGATGCGTACATTGGATTGGAATACAAATTCAGAATAGGAAAATGGACTAATAAACCCGGATTGTATCTGCACTGGTATCATTTAATTACGGAGCAAAAATCGGGTGAGCAAGCACTGTCTAAAACACTTTTCCAGCCGCAATGGAACAGCGATTATGAATTTAATAAATCAGAAACATTAAATTTCACCTATAAATTAGAAAATGGTTTTCCGCAAGTAAGCCAGCTGGCGGGTCAATTTACCTTGCAAAATTATAATTTGGTTTACAGAGGAAATGCGTTGCTGCAAAACGAGCGGTACCATTCGGCAAACTTGCGTTATTCAAAAATGAATATGTACCGCGGAATTACCTGGAATGCCATGGCTAGTTTTACTAAAAAAGTTAAAACGATTCGGAACGAAATCCAATTAGATGGTATTAATCAGTTCAATACACCTATTCTAAGTGATAATCCAGAGACGAATTATAATGTGAGTGGTTCTGTAACCAAGAAAATATACCGTTTTAGTTTGCGAATCAATTCGAGTATGGGTTGGTTTAATTATTTTCAAACATTGAATAATACCACAACTTCGAATGGCAGGAACAATCAAAAAATTGGAGTCTTGTTAAAAACAGCACATAAAAAATGGCCAGGTTTTAGTATTGGTTACACCAAAGGATTCAGTCAGTTTTCTGGTTTGACAAAATCGAATTTTCAAACGGATGCTTTAACGGCTGATGCTGATGTGACTTTTTTAAAGTTTTGGACGTATAAATTAGAATATGAGAATTTGAAAAATACGAACAATAACAATCAAAGTAACTTTTATGATATTGCCAATACTTCGTTGCGGTATCAAAAGAAAAATAGTCCTTTTGGTTTCGAACTGTCGGTCAATAACCTATTCGATAACAAAGTCAAAAACGATTATTCTTTTTCAGATTATTTGATTAGCGAGCGTACCACCTTTGTGTTACCACGTGTATTCTTGTTCTCGATTAGTTATAAGTTGTAA
- a CDS encoding lysophospholipid acyltransferase family protein: MQFLVFIIVYPLLWLVSILPFRILYLFSDAIYVLVYYIIGYRKKTVRANLAMTMPHLSDQERLTIEKKSYHHLCDMFLEMAKTLTISSKEMNKRFVIKNIEVITDYEKKGKSIMLLASHYASWEWLITLNQKISFGGVAVYKKINNKYFDKLVIKIRSKYNTELVVTNKTIPFIAENHKKGILSLYALASDQSPARNRIFHWDNFMGIEVPVHTGPEMLSKKYDLNVIFVKVKKVKRGYYEATLVPITDDAKSIPDFGITHTFIREVEKQIEEAPEYYFWTHKRWKHRRKD; encoded by the coding sequence ATGCAATTTCTTGTTTTCATTATAGTTTACCCATTACTTTGGTTAGTTTCCATTCTTCCATTTCGCATTCTATATCTGTTTTCTGATGCAATTTACGTTTTAGTGTACTACATAATTGGCTATCGCAAAAAAACCGTTAGAGCAAATCTAGCCATGACCATGCCTCATCTGAGTGATCAAGAGCGCCTTACAATTGAAAAGAAATCTTACCACCATTTATGCGATATGTTTCTGGAAATGGCGAAGACCCTGACTATTTCCTCCAAAGAAATGAACAAGCGATTTGTTATCAAAAACATTGAAGTAATCACCGACTATGAAAAAAAAGGAAAAAGCATCATGCTTTTGGCTTCTCATTACGCCAGTTGGGAATGGTTAATTACGCTAAACCAAAAAATATCTTTTGGCGGAGTAGCAGTTTATAAAAAAATCAACAATAAATATTTTGACAAACTAGTCATAAAGATTCGGTCAAAATACAATACAGAACTCGTAGTCACCAATAAAACAATTCCTTTTATTGCTGAGAATCATAAAAAAGGAATTTTATCGCTATATGCCTTAGCCAGCGATCAGTCTCCTGCTAGGAATAGAATATTTCATTGGGATAATTTCATGGGAATCGAAGTACCTGTTCACACCGGACCTGAAATGTTATCCAAAAAATACGATCTCAATGTTATTTTTGTTAAAGTAAAAAAAGTAAAAAGAGGCTATTATGAAGCCACTTTAGTACCTATTACTGATGACGCTAAATCTATTCCTGATTTCGGAATTACACATACTTTTATTAGAGAAGTAGAAAAACAGATTGAAGAAGCCCCCGAATATTATTTCTGGACCCATAAAAGATGGAAACACAGACGAAAAGACTAA